CCTGAAAACAGAGAATTTAACCACGTGCCGATGAAACTCAGGGTAACCTTCATGTAATGCCTAAAACAGTTCTAAAAGCTAAAATTCTTTTCTTGCTGCTGATGGAACCCATTGAATTGGTGATCTTGCCCAGGAATAAAGCAGTTCACACACCTTTGCTCCACCCCAGGTGAGCAGTGGGGCCGAGTGAGGGCTCCTGCTGCCAACCGCTTCATCTTCTCCCACGACCTGTCCAACGGCGCCCTGAACATGCTGGAAGTGTTTGTGTCCAGCCTGGATGAATTCCAGCCAGACCTGGTGGTGCTTTCAGGGCTTCACATGATGGAAGGGCAGAGCAAGGAGATGAGACAGAGGCGACTCATGGAGGTGAGGTGCTGAATCCCTGAATTTCCTTCATTTCCTCTCCGGGTGTGTCGTGGCAAGGCCTTGTTTTCCCAGGTTTGAAGGTGTAGGAAGGCTGTGCCACAGGTCTCAGGATTGAATCCCAAAAGGggagtgggagctgcaggaatggCTGAAGTCTGATCATGTAACACTGTCTTTTCTTAGATTCCAtggcttgtctggggaaaagaagGGCTGGAGGATGTTGACCTGGTTACTGGGCTTATCTAGCAGCTAAACCAGGCTTTTTCTATGCTGGACACTGAGATGATCCAGGTTGAAATCAACACCTGCATTCCTTAAAGAGGATCTGTCTTGTGCCACCTGTTTTACAGCTGAGGACTTGTCCTGATGCAAGGCATTGGCGTTTTCCATCTTCTAGGATCAGcttttctgcagctgcttcAGATTTGTGAGGTTTTTGGAAGTAATCAATTAGAAAAGTTCTGAGCTGGGACCAGATTAAGGCTAGATAGTTTTCCTGCTCTGGGATTCTGCAAACTAGAAGTTGTTTTATTTCCTCTCCTTAGCACTACATACACAGGTCAGACATCCCATTGAATTGTTCATATCCACACACAGGGAGATTAACGGGTGTGTATCTTGAGTCACAATCCTTCTTCTTCTGTTCCTTAATAAATATGTATTCTAaggttgttttttcctttttcctgtagGCTGTGGCCTCCATCTCTGATATCCCAACTGATATTCCCATACACCTGGAGCTGGCCAGTATGACTGATCAGGACTTTATGAGCAACATTATGCATCAGGtaaggaaaatgaaaggaagTGCTCTTGTGATCAGGTTCAGTATCACAGTGCACACACTGGTGCATGAGTATAGAAATCAAAACTCCACATTTGGACTGTGCATTGGAAGATGAATTGAGGAATGAATTTGAGCTgagtttataattttaaaatatcccTCAATTTCTTTGCAGAATTTCTTTCCTGGTGGTTCCTTGTTTGGCTTGACACAGCTCTGATCTCAGTGTTATATCTGGAGTTGATGTGTTGTTACTCTTTATGGTCAAAGTGTGTGTCTGGAAAATTAATTGCACCAAATGGAATGTTTTCTTGGCTAAGTGATTCTTACCAACTTATAGAAGTGCAGTGACTGGGAAACTGGGTGCTGCTTCTgctgagccagcagcagggtgcTGCAAACACCCCAGCCTGGGAGGGCTGCCAGCTGTGACTCCGCTCCTGAGGGCAAACCCCTGTTCCCTGTTTCTGTTAGCAGGTCTTCCCCCTGGTGAACTCCATCGGGCTCAacgagcaggagctgctgttcctcACCCAGTCTGCCTCTGGTCCCCACGCCTCGCTGGCCTCCTGGAGCGGCATTCCCGACGTGGGGGTGGTCAGCGACATCCTCTTCTGGATCCTGAAGGAGCACGGCAAGGCGGCGGAGCGGGCCTCGGACCTCACGCGCATCCACTTCCACACGCTGGCCTACCACATCCTGGTCACCGTGGATGGCCACTGGGGCAACCaggcggcggcggtggcggcggggGCCAGGGCTGCCGGCACCCAGGCCTGCGCCACCGACACCATCGACGCCAGCAAGGTCTTCCTCAAAGCTCCTCTGGAGTTCGTCACCTCGCACACGGAGGCGCCGTCCAAAATCTCCCTGAATCCAGACGAGCCCGTGGTGCACTGGCACAGGGAAGGCATCTCCTTCCACTTCACCCCCGTGCTGGTGTGCAAGGATCCCGTGCGGACCGTGGGGCTCGGGGATGCCATTTCAGCCGAGGGACTGCTCTACTCTGAAGTGTATCCTCAGTAGAAAACCAGGactctcctccttctccagcacCGCACGGCGTCCGAGAGCCGTGGATTGGGGTTTGAAGCAGTGATGGTATAGGAACAGAGCCGGGGTGTGGTGTGTGTTTTCTGGGTATAACTGAAAAAGAGCCAAAGAATAATTCCAGGTATAAACTGTCAGCTACATTCCAGTCACTCAGCAGTGACTCGAGCGCTTCACGTGCAGGTCAGGTGCaaatgttttaatatttaatgtgAAAACTGGCTTTGTCTTAAGGGGGAGGGACACAAAGACCAAAATCCCTGGCTGGCAAAGTCTGCTGTTGGTAGCTCAGAATGGATCTTTTCTGGTAGTGCTGCAgagtgcagcagcaggagaat
This DNA window, taken from Passer domesticus isolate bPasDom1 chromosome 14, bPasDom1.hap1, whole genome shotgun sequence, encodes the following:
- the ADPGK gene encoding ADP-dependent glucokinase isoform X1, which encodes MWQRSVCVGLLALALGYLCVLGPELPPAALRQLSASLLGTLRRARSLEARTVAAWQAAIVRPARGWARVAVGVNACVDVVLSGVKLLEALGLEPGDGKNHAVLDSRQDLKEAFAHFMERGAAAERFFSDGQAFQAIARAASEHPAAQLYVGGNAALIGQKLATNPDLKILLCGPVGPKLHELLDDNVVVPPESMQERDEFHLILEYQAGEQWGRVRAPAANRFIFSHDLSNGALNMLEVFVSSLDEFQPDLVVLSGLHMMEGQSKEMRQRRLMEAVASISDIPTDIPIHLELASMTDQDFMSNIMHQQVFPLVNSIGLNEQELLFLTQSASGPHASLASWSGIPDVGVVSDILFWILKEHGKAAERASDLTRIHFHTLAYHILVTVDGHWGNQAAAVAAGARAAGTQACATDTIDASKVFLKAPLEFVTSHTEAPSKISLNPDEPVVHWHREGISFHFTPVLVCKDPVRTVGLGDAISAEGLLYSEVYPQ
- the ADPGK gene encoding ADP-dependent glucokinase isoform X2 → MWQRSVCVGLLALALGYLCVLGPELPPAALRQLSASLLGTLRRARSLEARTVAAWQAAIVRPARGWARVAVGVNACVDVVLSGVKLLEALGLEPGDGKNHAVLDSRQDLKEAFAHFMERGAAAERFFSDGQAFQAIARAASEHPAAQLYVGGNAALIGQKLATNPDLKILLCGPVGPKLHELLDDNVVVPPESMQERDEFHLILEYQAGEQWGRVRAPAANRFIFSHDLSNGALNMLEVFVSSLDEFQPDLVVLSGLHMMEGQSKEMRQRRLMEAVASISDIPTDIPIHLELASMTDQDFMSNIMHQVFPLVNSIGLNEQELLFLTQSASGPHASLASWSGIPDVGVVSDILFWILKEHGKAAERASDLTRIHFHTLAYHILVTVDGHWGNQAAAVAAGARAAGTQACATDTIDASKVFLKAPLEFVTSHTEAPSKISLNPDEPVVHWHREGISFHFTPVLVCKDPVRTVGLGDAISAEGLLYSEVYPQ